The following is a genomic window from Caproiciproducens sp. CPB-2.
ATGATTTTGCCCATATGCCGGAGGTGATCCTGAAGGAAAATCCACAGCTCGTGCTTCTGGATATCAACCTGCCGGTTTACGACGGGTACCATATCTGCCGGGAAATCCGGCGCAGCTCCCAGCTTCCCATTATCATCGTGACCAGCCGCGACAGCGACGTCGACGAACTGATGAGCATGAGTTTGGGTGCGGACGATTTTATTACGAAACCCTACAATACGCAGATTCTGCTTGCGCGGATCGCCTCCGTCTTAAAGCGCGCTTATCCGTCCGAACCGGTCAGCGTCCTTTCCCACCGGGGGCTGGAGCTCGACCTTTCCCGCGGGACCGCGCGTTTCGGGGAAAACGAGACGGAGCTTTCCAAAAACGAACTGCGCATTCTGCACGTGCTTCTGTGCAACCGGGGCCGCATCGTTTCCCGCGAGGAAATCATGAACGACCTGTGGCAGTCGGAGGAATTCGTGGACGACAACACGCTGACGGTCAACATCAACCGGCTGCGCAAAAAGCTGGACGGCATCGGCGTGCGCGATTATCTGACGACCAAACGGGGTCTGGGGTATCTGGTATGAGTCTGAAAAATTTTTTAGCGGATAAGATTTATCATTTGCTCTTTGTGGTGCTGACGGCCTTTTTTGCGGCCGTACTGCTGTCCGTTCTGAAAGTGGGCGCTTATGCCGCCCTTTTTGTTCCGCTGGTGTTTCTGGCGGGGGAAGCGGCTGCGCTGGCATTGGAATTTCTCAGGAAAAGGGAATTTTATAACGGAATGCTTGAAAACCTGGAAAAGCTGGACAAAAAATATCTGATTTCCGAAATGCTGGACGAGCCGTCCTTTCTTGAGGGAAAGCTGCTTTGCGAATGTGTGAAGACGGCCGGCAAGGCGATGAACGACGAGATCGCCGGGTACCGCCGCGCTTCCAGCGAATACCGGGAATACATTGAGACATGGGTGCACGAGGTCAAAACGCCGATTTCCTCCAGCAGGCTGATGATTGAAAACAACAAAAACGAGGTCACGATCAGCTTAAATGAGGAACTATCAAAAATAGAGAATTATGTGGAGCAGGCACTTTTCTATTCCAGAAGCAACCATGTGGAAAAGGATTACGTCATCAAAAGCATCACGCTGAAAGCGCTTGTCGGCTCGGCGCTCAAAAAGAATTCCGCCGCGCTGATCGAAAGCAGGACCCATGTGGAAACCTCCGCGCTGGACAAAACGGTGTTTACCGACGGGAAGTGGACGGACTTCATTATCGGCCAGATTCTGATGAACTCCGTAAAGTACCGGAGCCGGGAGCCGGAAATCAAAATTTACGGGCTTCAGAATCAGAACAGCGTTACACTGATGATTTCGGACAACGGGATCGGTATTTCGAAAAAAGACCTGGGCAGGGTGTTTGAAAAGGGTTTTACCGGCGAAAACGGAAGAACCTCCGCAAAATCGACCGGGATCGGGCTGTATCTGTGCAAAAAGCTCTGCGATAAGCTGAACCTCGGCGTCTCGATCGCGTCCACCGAGGGAAAGGGGACGCTGGTTTCCATCGTCTTCCCGAGAAGCAACATGTTTGAATGATCCGCTTCAAGCTTACAAAACTGTAAGTCTGCCGTAAGGGAAATCAATGGTTTGTTCCGTAAAATTGTATTATACTGTTAATACAATTTGAAAAGGAGAAAAACAGATGCAAAAAATTCTGACGGTTGAGAATGTTGAGAAATATTACGGAAATAAAGGCAACCTGACCAAAGCGGTGGACGATATCAGCTTTGAAGTGGAAAAAGGGGAATTCGTCGGCATCATGGGCGCTTCCGGCAGCGGAAAAACGACGCTGCTGAACTGTATTTCCACCATTGATTCCCCGACGGCCGGCCATATCATCATCGACGGAAAGGATATTACCCGGCTGAACTCCGCAAGGCTGTCCCGGTTCCGCCGCGAACAGCTCGGGTTTATCTTTCAGGATTTCAATCTGCTGGACACACTGACCGCGTATGAAAACATTGCGCTCGCGCTGACCATTATCAAGACTCCGGCGGGGGAAATCGACGTGCGCGTGCGCCAGGTCGCGAAGAAACTGGAGATCGAGGATGTCCTGAAAAAGTATCCGTACCAGATGTCCGGCGGACAGAAGCAGCGCGTCGCCTCGGCCCGCGCCATCGTCACCCAGCCCGCGCTGATTCTGGCGGATGAGCCCACCGGCGCGCTGGATTCCAAATCTTCCCGGATGCTGCTGGAAAGCTTTGAAACGCTCAACAGCAATCTGGAAGCGACCATCCTGATGGTCACGCACGACGCGTTTACCGCCAGCTACTGCCACCGGATCCTGTTTATCAAGGATGGCCGGATTTTCAACGAGCTGGTCCGCGGGGGCGACACCCGCAGGCAGTTCTTCAATAAAATCATTGAGGTCGTGACCCTGCTCGGAGGTGACAACGCCAATGTTCTCTAAGCTTGCTTTCAAGAATGTCACGAAAAGCATCCGCGATTTCACCGTCTATTTTTTGACCCTGACGTTCGGTGTAAGCCTGTTTTATGTTTTCAATTCCATCGATTCCCAGACCGCGCTGCTGGAGGTCAGCAAGGCGCAGGCGAGAATCATTGCGTCGCTGATTACCACGATCGACTATGTGTCCGTTTTTATTTCCATTATTCTGGGCTTTCTGGTCGTTTACGCGAACCAGTTCCTGATCAAGCGCCGGAAAAAAGAGCTTGCCGTTTACATGACGCTCGGCATGGCGAAAGGCAAGATATCGCGCATTTTGATTCTGGAAACGATGATTATCGGCGTGTTTTCGCTTGCGGTGGGCCTTTTGGTCGGCGTGTTTGCCTCCCAGTGGCTTTCCGTTGTCACCGCGAAGCTGTTCGAGGTGGACATGAAAGCGTTCCTTTTTACGTTTTCCACCCACGCGTTTTATAAGACCGTCCTGTATTTCGGAATCATCTTTCTGATCGTGATTGTTTTCAATACGATTGCGGTCTCGCGGTATAAACTGATCGATCTGCTGAACGCTTCGAAGAAAAATCAGAAGCTGCGGTTTACGCATCTCTGGATTTCGGTGATCCTGTTTCTGGTGGCGCTTGTCTGCATCCTCACCGCCTATCACCTGATTATCGACAACGGCATGATGGAGGTGAATTCCGAGTTTACGGCGGCCATTGTTCTGGGCAGCATCGGTACGCTGCTGTTCTTTATGTCCCTGTCCGGCTTTTTGCTCCGCGTGGTGAAGGCGAACAAAAAGCTGTATCTCAAAAACCTGAACATGTTCGTGCTGCGCCAGATCAATTCTAAAATCAATACGACCTTCGTCTCCATGTCCGTCATCTGCATCATGCTGCTGGTCACCATCGGCACGCTGTCCACGGGGATAGGGCTTTCCGACGTGCTCAGCAAGGACCTGAAGGGCGCTACGCCGTATGACGCGACCTACACCTATTATTATTCGTATGGGGAGGACGAACTGAAACGCAATGCGCTGGCGGATGATATCGCCGGGCAGATGATTGCCCATGGCGTCGATTTGGACGGACTGACCAGGTCGTACGCACAGATGACCGCTTATTACACCGATCATCTGAAGTACTCCGAGCTGTTTCTGCCGGGTGCGCCGTCACAAGGCAAGCTGATGGAACAGAGTAAAGACGCTGCGGTGGTTTGTGTTTCGCAAAGCGACTACAACGCGGCCGCAAAGCTGCAGGGGAGGCCCACGGTTTCCCTGCGGGACGATGAATTCCTGATCAACTGCAGCTACGTCGATATGAAGCCCGTGATCGAGTATTTTCTGAATCATAAGGATACGGTTGTGCTGAACGGGAAAACGCTGAAGGCGCAGAGCCGCCAGTATCTGGATACCGCCTTCCAGACAAGCATGATGATGGCCGATCCCGGAACGCTGATTGTGCCGGACGCGCTGGTGGAAGGCCTGAAAAAAGAGATCGCTTTTCTCAATCTCCAGTATAAAGACGGCGTTACCGACGAACAGTTCGTTGCGGCGGTAGAAAAGGTTTATCCTGAAGAATCGGCCGATGAGTCTTCCACCCCCTATCACACATCTCTTACCAAACAGCTGGTCTACGATCAGAGTACGGGGATCAAGACGATGATTTCGTATCTCGCGATCTATATCGGGCTTGTCTTCCTGATTACCAGCGCCGCCGTGCTTGCGCTGCAGCAGCTTTCCGAAGCCTCCGACAATCTGGAGCGCTATGGCCTGCTGAAACGGCTCGGCGCGGAACAGAGGATGATCGATCACTCCCTGTTTGTCCAGATCGCCATCTATTTTATGCTTCCGCTTTCTCTTGCGGTCGTCCATTCGGCGGTCGGCATCTATGTCGCCAATTCGCTGGTGGCGCAGTTCGGCCATCTGGATATTTTGGGAAACACCCTCATTACCGCCGTGTTTTTCCTTGTTATCTACGGGGGCTATTTCCTCACGACCTATTTCGGCAGCAGGAGCATGATTCATCAAAGGCAGAACTGATATGATTATTCTTTTATTGATCAAGCTGCTGCTGATTTATTTCCTTTCCTGCTGTGAAAGATTTCTTTAAGCCTTTCAGCCGCCGGTCATTTTGACCGGCGGCTGTTGTCTTTCTTCCCCAAAGAATATATAATGGAATTACCAAATCATAACAGGGGAAACGATATGAAAAACGATTTTGTATACACCGGTTATCCTTCGCTCTCGGAGCATCTTCTTTCGCTGGCCGACGAGCCGTACCGCGAAATGCAGTATAAAATTGTCCCCGGGGTGGAGCATATTCTCGGCGTGCGTATCCCGAAGCTGCGGGCGCTTGCAAAGCAGATCGGGAAGGGCGACTGGCGCGCCTGCCTCGCGGGGCTGCGGGACGCCTCTATGGAAGAAATCATGCTGCGCGGGTTTCTCATCGGCTATGCCAAAATGGAGCAGGACGAGCTTTTCGCCCTGATCGCGGACTTTGTCCCGAGAATCAACAGCTGGGCGGTGTGCGACGGCTTTTGCTCCACCCTGAAAGCGGCGGCGAAGGACCGGGAAAGGCTGTTCGCATTTTTACAGCCGTATCTGCGAAGCGGCAGAGAATACGAGCTGCGCTTTGCCGTCATCATGCTGATGGACTATTTTATTACGGACGAAACCATCGATCCGGTCCTGAAAATCTACTACCGGGTGCGTCACGACGGCTACTATGTCAAAATGGGCGTGGCGTGGGCGCTGTCCGTCTGTTTTGTGAAATATCCGGAAAAGACCATGGCTTATCTGCAGACGGACGGCCTGGACGACTGGACCTACAACAAAACGCTGCAGAAAATCGTGGAATCCTTCCGTGTGGATGACCGGACCAAAGCGGTCATCCGGGGAATGAAACGCAGGGGGAAGTAAATGGAATATCAGCTGATCCGTTCCCGGCGCAAAACCGTTGCCATCTGTGTGGACCGGGACGGCAACGTGACTGTCCGCGCCCCGCTCAGGGCCGCCCAGGGGACAATCGACCGCTTTGTCCGTGAAAAGCAGGAATGGATCGAGGAGAAGTCCTCTCAGATGGCGGCGAACGCCGCTGCCCGGCAGGAATTCCGCGTTTCCCCGGGCTCGACGCTGCCGCTGATGGGGAAGGAATACCCGGTACTGCCCGGGGAACACGTCGCTTTTGACGGGACGGGTTTCCTCCTGCCGCAGGAAGCGTTTGAAACGCTGAAACCGAAGCTTGTCCGCCTGTATCAGTCGATTGCGCAGGACGTCCTTTCACGCAGGACGGATGATTATGCCGGGCGCACCGGCTTTCGGCCCTCGGGCGTGCGGATTGGCTCGGCGCGTACCTGCTGGGGTTCCTGCTCCGGAAAAAACCGCCTGAGTTATTCGTGGAAGCTGATTCTCGTCCCGCCGGAGCAGATCGACTATGTGATCGTCCACGAGCTTGCGCATACCGTCGAGCATAACCATTCCCCGCGCTTCTGGGCGCTGGTCGGGCAGATCCTGCCGGACTATCCGGAGCGGCGCAGACAGCTGAAGGCTTCCGCGCAGAAGCTGCAGAAGCAGGGATGGGATTGATTGCGGTCCCAATGGGTATAAACTGATTTGCAGGGGGAACATTGAACATCAAAAGAAAGGGAGATTATTGATGGTAAAAGAGGAAATATTGCGCAAATATGCGCGCCTGGCGGTCTGCATGGGGGTCCATGTACAGCCGGGACAGATGCTTGTTCTTACGTCGTCCGTGGAGTGTGCGTATTTTACCCGCCTGTGTGTGGAGGAAGCATACCGGGCGGGCGCCGGGGAAGTGCTTGTCCTTTGGAACGACGAAGCGGTAACGAAGCTTGCCCTTCAGCAGGAAAGCACGGAAACGCTGGCCCGGATAGCTCCGTGGAAGATTGAGCAGAAGAGAAACTGCATCGACCAAAAATGCTGTTTCCTGTATGTCGAGTCCGCGACTCCCGGACTTCTGGCGGGAATTGACGGAAAGAAGCTCCAAACTGTCCGTATGGCGAAAGAAACCGCGTTTGAGCCGTTTGAATACTATACCATGGCGAACTACGGCCAGTGGTCCATCGTCGCGATTCCGACCGTCCCGTGGGCGAAAAAAGTCTTTCCTGACCTCAGCGGCGAAAAGGCCCTTGCCGCGCTGTGGGACGCGGTTCTCACAAGCGTCCGGATTACGGAGGATAACGACCCGGTCGCCGAGTGGGAGCGGCACAATGAGGAGCTCAGCCATCACTGCGAGTTAATGAACGGGTTCCGCTTCAAGTCCCTCCATTTTAAAAACGGATTGGGAACGGACCTGACGGTCGGACTTGTTAAAGACCACATCTGGGCGGGCGGCTGCGACAGGGCGAAAAACGGCGCGGTTTTCAATCCGAATATGCCGACCGAGGAAGTCTTTACCATGCCGGATAAATACAGAGTGGACGGCCGCGTATACGCCACAAAGCCGCTGAGCTACCAGGGCAAGCTGATCGAAAATTTCCATCTGGATTTTCAGGACGGAAAGGTAATCGGTTTTCAGGCGGAAAAGGAAGAGGATACCCTGAAAAATCTGATCGGATTCGACGAGGGCAGCTGTTACCTCGGCGAAGTGGCGCTGATTCCGTACGACTCGCCCATTTCACGGCTGGGGATTCTGTTCCTGAACACGCTCTTTGACGAAAATGCCTCCTGCCATCTGGCGCTCGGCGCTTCCTACCCGGACAATCTGAAAAACGGCGCGGAATTAAAGCGGGAAGAGTTGGAAAAACTCGGCTCCAACTATTCCAAAATCCACTGTGATTTTATGTTCGGAAGCGCGGATATGGAGATTACCGGTACCACGTGGGCCGGAAAACAGATCGCTGTATTCCGGAACGGAAATTTCATCATTTAAATTAAGAAAAGCGGTTCGCTTTTGTGGCCGCTTTTTTGCGCCTTAAAGCAAAAAAGCGGGAGAAGGAATGCGGGAATCGGTTTTTGAAAAACATTTAACAATTAGCCATGGTTTCCTTGACAAATTCCATTGTACAGACTAAAATATTATATGTTAGCAGAGGCTAACATATAATGCCTGAGGAGCATCACAAGTTAATAAGAAATCAGATGATGGAGGCTCTTATGACCTTAAATGAACTGCAAATCGGCCGTAAATCAAAGATTGTTGAAGTCAGGGGTGAGGGCGCGCTGCGGCGCAGGCTGCTGGATATGGGACTGACTCCCCACACAGAGGTGATGGTGAGAAAGGTTGCGCCGATGGGCGATCCGATTGAAATCCATCTTCGGGGCTACGAACTGACCATTCGGATTGAGGATGCAAAAAAGATTGAAGTGGAAGGGACGTTAAGCCGATGATTTTTGCGTTAGCCGGGAACCAGAACAGCGGAAAAACAACGCTGTTCAACCAGCTCACCGGTTCCAACCAGCATGTGGGAAATTTTCCGGGGGTTACGGTTGAACGAAAGGACGGGGTGATCCGCGGGCACCGCGACGTAACGGTGGTGGATCTTCCGGGCATCTATTCTCTTTCCCCTTATACCAGTGAAGAAATTGTCACCCGCGACTTTATACTGAACAACCATCCGGACGGGATTATCAATATCGTGGACGCAACCAATGTTGAGCGCAATCTTTACCTGAGCATGCAGCTGATCGAGCTGAATCTTCCCATGGTAATCGCTTTGAACATGATGGATGAGGTCCGCGCCAACGGCGGGACCATTATTATAGAAAAATTTCAGAAAGAACTCGGTGTGCCGGTCGTTCCCATTTCGGCCAGCAAGAATGAAGGGATCGACGAGCTGATTGAAACGGCGATCAGCACCGCCGCGGCGAAGCAGAAACCGAAGCGCCAGGACTTTTGCACCGGCGCAGTACATAGAGCCATTCACTCCGTAGCCCATCTGGTGGAGGATCACGCCGAACGGATCGGCGTACCGCCGCGCTTCGCGGCGACGAAGCTGGTCGAGGGCGACGATCCCATAATGAACGCGCTGGGCCTTTCGGACAACGAAAAGGATATGGTGGGCCACAGCGTAACGGAAATGGAACGGGAGCTCGGCACCGACCGGGAAGCCGCCCTGGCGGATATGCGCTACACGTTTATCGAAGGACTGTGCAAGGATTCCGTTGTAAAAATAGGGGAATCCAAAGAACACCGGCGCAGCGTGGCGATCGACGAAATCCTGACGCATAAATATCTCGCGATCCCGATTTTTCTTGCCATTATGATGCTGGTATTTTACCTGACCTTTGGGGTGATCGGCAGCGCGCTGAGCGACCTTCTTTCCCTCGCCATCGACTTCCTTACCGAAGCCGCCAGCGCGGGCCTGACCGCGTACGGCATCAACCCGGTCGTGCATTCGCTTCTGATCGACGGCGTATTCGCCGGGGTCGGCAGCGTGCTTTCGTTTTTACCCATCATTGTGGTGCTGTT
Proteins encoded in this region:
- a CDS encoding response regulator transcription factor, coding for MSSVFIVEDDVKIRQELTRLLEKYGYACASSDDFAHMPEVILKENPQLVLLDINLPVYDGYHICREIRRSSQLPIIIVTSRDSDVDELMSMSLGADDFITKPYNTQILLARIASVLKRAYPSEPVSVLSHRGLELDLSRGTARFGENETELSKNELRILHVLLCNRGRIVSREEIMNDLWQSEEFVDDNTLTVNINRLRKKLDGIGVRDYLTTKRGLGYLV
- a CDS encoding sensor histidine kinase encodes the protein MSLKNFLADKIYHLLFVVLTAFFAAVLLSVLKVGAYAALFVPLVFLAGEAAALALEFLRKREFYNGMLENLEKLDKKYLISEMLDEPSFLEGKLLCECVKTAGKAMNDEIAGYRRASSEYREYIETWVHEVKTPISSSRLMIENNKNEVTISLNEELSKIENYVEQALFYSRSNHVEKDYVIKSITLKALVGSALKKNSAALIESRTHVETSALDKTVFTDGKWTDFIIGQILMNSVKYRSREPEIKIYGLQNQNSVTLMISDNGIGISKKDLGRVFEKGFTGENGRTSAKSTGIGLYLCKKLCDKLNLGVSIASTEGKGTLVSIVFPRSNMFE
- a CDS encoding ABC transporter ATP-binding protein, with product MQKILTVENVEKYYGNKGNLTKAVDDISFEVEKGEFVGIMGASGSGKTTLLNCISTIDSPTAGHIIIDGKDITRLNSARLSRFRREQLGFIFQDFNLLDTLTAYENIALALTIIKTPAGEIDVRVRQVAKKLEIEDVLKKYPYQMSGGQKQRVASARAIVTQPALILADEPTGALDSKSSRMLLESFETLNSNLEATILMVTHDAFTASYCHRILFIKDGRIFNELVRGGDTRRQFFNKIIEVVTLLGGDNANVL
- a CDS encoding FtsX-like permease family protein; translated protein: MFSKLAFKNVTKSIRDFTVYFLTLTFGVSLFYVFNSIDSQTALLEVSKAQARIIASLITTIDYVSVFISIILGFLVVYANQFLIKRRKKELAVYMTLGMAKGKISRILILETMIIGVFSLAVGLLVGVFASQWLSVVTAKLFEVDMKAFLFTFSTHAFYKTVLYFGIIFLIVIVFNTIAVSRYKLIDLLNASKKNQKLRFTHLWISVILFLVALVCILTAYHLIIDNGMMEVNSEFTAAIVLGSIGTLLFFMSLSGFLLRVVKANKKLYLKNLNMFVLRQINSKINTTFVSMSVICIMLLVTIGTLSTGIGLSDVLSKDLKGATPYDATYTYYYSYGEDELKRNALADDIAGQMIAHGVDLDGLTRSYAQMTAYYTDHLKYSELFLPGAPSQGKLMEQSKDAAVVCVSQSDYNAAAKLQGRPTVSLRDDEFLINCSYVDMKPVIEYFLNHKDTVVLNGKTLKAQSRQYLDTAFQTSMMMADPGTLIVPDALVEGLKKEIAFLNLQYKDGVTDEQFVAAVEKVYPEESADESSTPYHTSLTKQLVYDQSTGIKTMISYLAIYIGLVFLITSAAVLALQQLSEASDNLERYGLLKRLGAEQRMIDHSLFVQIAIYFMLPLSLAVVHSAVGIYVANSLVAQFGHLDILGNTLITAVFFLVIYGGYFLTTYFGSRSMIHQRQN
- a CDS encoding DNA alkylation repair protein; its protein translation is MKNDFVYTGYPSLSEHLLSLADEPYREMQYKIVPGVEHILGVRIPKLRALAKQIGKGDWRACLAGLRDASMEEIMLRGFLIGYAKMEQDELFALIADFVPRINSWAVCDGFCSTLKAAAKDRERLFAFLQPYLRSGREYELRFAVIMLMDYFITDETIDPVLKIYYRVRHDGYYVKMGVAWALSVCFVKYPEKTMAYLQTDGLDDWTYNKTLQKIVESFRVDDRTKAVIRGMKRRGK
- a CDS encoding M48 family metallopeptidase translates to MEYQLIRSRRKTVAICVDRDGNVTVRAPLRAAQGTIDRFVREKQEWIEEKSSQMAANAAARQEFRVSPGSTLPLMGKEYPVLPGEHVAFDGTGFLLPQEAFETLKPKLVRLYQSIAQDVLSRRTDDYAGRTGFRPSGVRIGSARTCWGSCSGKNRLSYSWKLILVPPEQIDYVIVHELAHTVEHNHSPRFWALVGQILPDYPERRRQLKASAQKLQKQGWD
- a CDS encoding aminopeptidase — encoded protein: MVKEEILRKYARLAVCMGVHVQPGQMLVLTSSVECAYFTRLCVEEAYRAGAGEVLVLWNDEAVTKLALQQESTETLARIAPWKIEQKRNCIDQKCCFLYVESATPGLLAGIDGKKLQTVRMAKETAFEPFEYYTMANYGQWSIVAIPTVPWAKKVFPDLSGEKALAALWDAVLTSVRITEDNDPVAEWERHNEELSHHCELMNGFRFKSLHFKNGLGTDLTVGLVKDHIWAGGCDRAKNGAVFNPNMPTEEVFTMPDKYRVDGRVYATKPLSYQGKLIENFHLDFQDGKVIGFQAEKEEDTLKNLIGFDEGSCYLGEVALIPYDSPISRLGILFLNTLFDENASCHLALGASYPDNLKNGAELKREELEKLGSNYSKIHCDFMFGSADMEITGTTWAGKQIAVFRNGNFII
- a CDS encoding FeoA family protein, with amino-acid sequence MTLNELQIGRKSKIVEVRGEGALRRRLLDMGLTPHTEVMVRKVAPMGDPIEIHLRGYELTIRIEDAKKIEVEGTLSR
- the feoB gene encoding ferrous iron transport protein B, whose amino-acid sequence is MIFALAGNQNSGKTTLFNQLTGSNQHVGNFPGVTVERKDGVIRGHRDVTVVDLPGIYSLSPYTSEEIVTRDFILNNHPDGIINIVDATNVERNLYLSMQLIELNLPMVIALNMMDEVRANGGTIIIEKFQKELGVPVVPISASKNEGIDELIETAISTAAAKQKPKRQDFCTGAVHRAIHSVAHLVEDHAERIGVPPRFAATKLVEGDDPIMNALGLSDNEKDMVGHSVTEMERELGTDREAALADMRYTFIEGLCKDSVVKIGESKEHRRSVAIDEILTHKYLAIPIFLAIMMLVFYLTFGVIGSALSDLLSLAIDFLTEAASAGLTAYGINPVVHSLLIDGVFAGVGSVLSFLPIIVVLFFFLSILEDSGYMARVAFVMDKLLRKIGLSGRSFVPMLIGFGCSVPAIMATRTLSSERDRKMTILLTPFMSCSAKLPIYAMFTVAFFPKHRALVMIALYVTGILVGIISGLILKSTLFHGKPVPFVMELPNYRLPSAKSVALLMWDKAKDFLTRAFTVIFVATIIIWFLQTFDTRLNVVATSADSMLAGVGKVIAPLFAPLGFTDWRVSTALITGFTAKEAVVSTLAVLTGTSVSNLPAALSQLFTPLTAWSYLTFTLLYTPCVAAISAVRREMNSSKNAVAMVLYQTGVAWIVAFFVYHIGLLICR